The Anabas testudineus chromosome 15, fAnaTes1.2, whole genome shotgun sequence DNA segment TTGTCTCTGGTGGCGCCCTGCCTCTGCCTCTACCCACCTCTCCACGCTTGCCATCGAGCAGGGCTAATTTGCGGCTGCTGCGGAGGCCGACACAAGGCCCAGAGCTGAGCATCCACACTTGGAAACGACAAATACCTAAACCCAACGTTAGCACAGGGAAAGGGAAGGATGGGGAAATACACAGAGGGGACAAGTCGTCATGGCTGCTCACTCTCTTGCCTTGGTTTCTCTGGGTTTCTCTACAAATTCCAGACACTGAAataagccaaaaaaaaaaaaaaacagttggtgcATTCTCTGAACGGCCTGGGAAGATAAGCTCCCCCTTACGGCAGACAGTTCTCTCCACGTGGCCATTTCATGCTCTGTTTCTAGTGAGAGAGCACTGTTTTTTCAGggggcttttttctttttttttttttatagctgacCTACATGTCATGTATCACTTATGCAGGTACTTTATACTTTGTACACTGACTTGGCGTCAAAGAACTTGAATTGTTTCTTTGTTCAatagttttttctctcttttcaatTTACGCGTGGCCATTTTGTTTATATTCTATTCCAGTATCAGGCCCGCTCAGCTCGACTCCAGCTATAAGAGAAATCAGACACTACACCTCTTtgcgtgtgtttgtgattgCGTGTATGTGTGGATGATATATGTGCATGTTTATGATGTGTGCCAAGGCCTTTTGTTGTCTGTACCGCAGCTTGTAGTAAAGCTCATGTATATAGTCTGCATAGCTCTCCACCATTGACATGTTATTTGTTCTCTGAAACAAACGTGGTACTCATCTTAATAATCTTTTAATATCCCAAAGATTCGTGTTTTtatcctgtttattttttcactgaATTGATCTACCAGCAAAAGGGTGCTGGGTTGTGATTTACTCACTCAAAGGGACGGTGCCTCAAGTCACACTATAATACTCTAGCATCCGTCTCCCTGCTCCTTTTATGTTATTTCAAACAGTGCCTAGACTATCACCAAAGCTCATCCAGTCTTACAACTTCAGTCAGTTCTTTGGCTCCTTTTTCTCAAAATACACTTGAAGCAAAGTGAGATTTTAAGGCTCTGATTTTCTCATTCTTTGCAGAACCTCAGCCAGCAGTCCGTGTCACGTCGAGGGCTGAAAAATCAATCAGAGACACTATAAAAATCGGTGCCCGCTATGCCTTAAAATGTGAAGTCTTGCTCCTAACTTCACCTCTCTGAAGATGTCTGCTATAATGAAAAGCGTGAGCATTGTTACGGCTCCAAGCAATCAGCCTCAGATAAACTGGgtttaaactatttttataaTGAAAAGGAATTATTGAAATCTAAAAGCAGCATGTTTGTATGTTCTTGGTTGACTTTTAACTGGTTAGAAATTGTCCAAATGAGATGTGACATAAAAGATATGACATGTTAGTTAGAGAGCttctggtgtgtgttttgtttttttgttttttctcctttgaaCAGAGCCATGCTagctgttttcctctgtttccagtctttatgctaagctaagctaatcatCTCTTGGCTTATCGACTTCTCAGCAAGAAACCACAAAATGTCACACTGTTCCTGTAAGGCCACACTCTTTTATTGTATATTGGAGATTAAGATTAGAGACAAACAGCTGAAGCCGCAGttacatgtgacagacatgcaCAGATCCTCTGTCCTGCAGCATATTATTTCCCTCCACGCCACATTTGGTTCACTATCACGCCCACATGGAGAAACTTTGAGAGGGAAACGGAACAAATTCTGTTAAATTAGGATCACAGTGGGTGTGTCAGGGGACAAATACGGCATTGGAGGGAAGCAAGAGGCTGTTCTTCACCTACCTGTGTCACCTGCTGTTGGAGGTGACACAGTCGGTCGCTCACTTCCTCACAATGACAGCACAACACTACACCGACAACCGCTTGGGTGCTTTACGCTTCGTCTCGGCCTGGGTGACGGCAGCATCAGGGATGTGACCGGGAGCAcaagaagcattttaaaaacaaaaataaataaataaataaataagaagccGGTCATTCGCAGGGTGCCCTTGAAAAAGAGTCtggaaaaacagctgaaatccTGGAAATAAACATCCATCCCTGATTGTTTTGCCAAGGAAACATCACTTACTGTAGTTGAAGTACAGAATGCAGGAGGAtgtcctccttccttccctggTTATGTCTGTTTCATACATCCTGTCCTGTGTACCAGTTTTTTATTGTccttacagtgtgtgtgtgtgtgtgtgtgtgtgtgtgtgtgtgtgtgtgtgtgtgtgtgtgtgtgtgtgtgtgtgtgtgtgtgtgtgtgtgtgcgcgcgcgccCTTTCCCCTCTCCTGCTCCTTGATCCAAAGCTACTGGGGTCAGCTGAAAATATTCTGACATACTAACACCTCTCCAGTATAATCAGATCCTTTGATGATGTGACGTATCGGGGACGGGGCCAATCAGATTGgaaaaagtgtgtttctgtgtgtgtgtgtgtgtgtgtgtgtttaatctgttttctctgtctcatctggtgtttgagtgtgtcCTCACGTCAGAGCCATTTACAAGTGCCTGAATGCATCCTCTTTATCTGCTTGtgtatttaaattgaaaaattaaagaaatgactCCCTGTATTGTATTAGACCCATTTTTTACGCTTAGTATTTTTACCTCTGTAAAAATAGAgcaaaaattatattatatatatatatacacacattatatatatatatataaatatatatcaagtgtatgttgtacatttttatttctattttttttttaaataactttctAACATGTACGATGGATGTAGCTCTTGCTTTCAAGAAGGAACAGGAAGAACTTTGTAGATACTGAATTGTGGCCAAGTTTGTGAggaaaattaaagtgaaatgtgtgtCGTACCTTCCGCCTCCaataaaaatgagagaaaacagtgaaacCACATGCGAGTCTGCTGTTTAATTGTACTCTCAGATTTAAGATGCTTCCACGtaaatattgaaatgaaaagGCCTGTGCTTTAACAAAACGCAGCTTTTCTTCTGGATGTGTCGTCATTTATAGcttgaaattaaatttaaccTTATGAAAGGAGCAACACACATGATCAAACTAACAcgaaaataaaaaggtgaacaTTTGAGACGACTTGAGAGGATAATTAGCAGCTTATCGATGAAATTTCATAAGAAATCTCAAATCTAATGTCAAGGGTCACCTGTAGAAATgatcctctggggaccatgagCGCCTGGATTCCTGCAACATTTACCGTTATTATGTGGCTAAAGTACAGTTAATTGACATTTTGGAGGGAAACCTGTAATTAGGTCTTTACTTTTGAAAAAACTTTCAACAGATAGTTCTGTAACGTTTTGAGGTGACATCCAGAATTTCCTCATTCTGCTTTAATAACTTCCATAGTGTTCAATGAAGCAaagcacaaagaagaaaagtgCACCCGGTTTCGTTCTTTTCAAGATGTCTTTCCCTGCCTGCCTccctcctcaacaggaacatgtgATAGCCATCGAGGACGTCGAGCTGTTTCACTCAGGATGTCTCTGGAAAAGCATGTGGGCGATAATGATGGAGCACGAGAGcggagagggggagggagagagagagaaaagagaagaaaacgaAGGTCCCTGAGGGCTTTTGGGGGCCTGCTAAGCAGCTCAACGGCTGCAAACAGCATCACAGTCcacatgtgcaaacatttaAGATATCTGCTCGTGTAATGGGGTCAGCGTGGCCCCTCTCTGGGTGCACAGAGCACCGGCACTCACTTCCCAGTGCAGTTTGCAGGAATGGGTGGCTCGTCCTGCACCAGTGCTGTGGTCTCTTGTCCAACGATAGgcacaatttttattttattaattccaTTTTCCTCTGTATGACTGAGATTTAGCTCCACATCTGTGTTACTTGTGCAACATTTCGGCTAGCTGTGGGTCTTTCTCAGGCCTGAATTGCTTGATTAGCCCACACTGAGCACAGATGTTGCAACAGTAAAGTTTGACAAGGAATCAGATAATCAGTTCAGTCCATTGTGAAGGACTGTGTTGAGTTTAAACCCTGCACCTGAGGTAACTCATAGCAGCATGCTGAGGACATCCTAAAACATTTTCCACCCCGAGTAAAATGTTTCAGGATTTGTGCAAAGGCAAAAATTAAAATCGGTCTTGAAAATGAAGAACTGATGAGTTAATCGCTCATATGTTAGCATGTTACATAGTAATATATccataatataaaaatgaaatgcagacGGAGAGAGGTTGTTCACCTGATAAGAGATTTAAATTTCACGCTCCACTACAGATTAAGAATATCCCCTAAAACTCTAAATAGTTGAAAGTAATAAACTGTTgaaaaataaccacaaacatAAGAGAACaccaaaacattacaaaatgacGCCACAATTAGAGGATTCAGGGCCCTTTGCCTTATTATCCATCCCTGTCGTCAACACTAGGCGAGTTCATTAGTGACTAAAGTTGTGTCTAAGTAAGATTTGCCATCACTGAGCTGATTAAAGCCGTTTTTCCACTGTATCTCTAACTGAATATGTATCTGTTTAATCTCATGTTGAATGCATTATCTAAATCTGCAGTCGCCCTCAGCTACAACAGCCATATAAATAATTGCAGTAGACTAATGTAACAGGACCAAGTAGAATATTTCTTTCTGAAATGCAGCAGAAACGATGTTGAAAGCCTAAACCACACTATCAGTTCCTCAAAGCTGCATTAAAACGTCCTTAGTTACTTCCCACAGCTGCTGACAGCCAGTGATGCCTCTGTTTGTGCTCTGGTGGGGAGGAAACTTCAAACGGTGCATCAGAGGGAACAGTTCAGGGTTAAGAGGGAAGTGGCAAGAGTCGAGGGATTAAAATGGAACAAGGTCGGAAGAGTCTGGGTGAGAGCTTTATTTCAGGCACGGAAAGAGAGCCTCTTCCTCTGGTGGCGCCAGTCCTCTGCCACTGttccacttcctcttcctccttctggGCTGTGTGCAgcgctctcctcctcctcctcctcctccatggacgagcctccatcctctcctctgctcaCACACATGTAATCACAGCTTTAGCAAAAagaccagagtagaacagatGACCATGACTTTCagtatttaaactttaaatccACAAACACCCGACCCTCTGATGAAGACCATGTGGCGCTGTTGAAAGTGTAGGAAGAAGTTTGCAAGTAAACCCGAGTCGTTTTGTGCAGGTTTTGTTTGACTCGTGTCAGATTGGGGTCAGTAGCTGTGTCCGAATAAGAAGCGAACAAACTGCAGCCGTGCAGCATGTACACAGGATTTTTTCCCAGACTTTTCAAAGGGATTGGAAACTATTGTGttctaaacatttaaattacagcAGAGCTCAAATGAATAAATGGCAACTATTTCAATCATCACTCAAcaatttcagtcatttttcaagcaaaaatgtcaaatattcaCCAGTTCCAGCtcaaaaaatgtgaaaatttacAGCTTTTTTCTGGTTTAAATCAGCGTCAACTCAACATGTTTGGGGTTTGGAGTGTTGGTAGGACAAAACATGACATCTGAGAACGCCGTGTTGGTAGTGACAGGcatttctgctcttttcatagactaaacaataaatcaatcaCAAAATTAATCCTGAAGCTAATTGTAAACTGCAGCTCAACTGTGAAAGTCAAAGgtatgaaaacaacaacaacaaaaaaagaaactatgaCGCAATAATCCGTATAAatcacttttctttatttaaatcagcGTTAGGCAGTTATGCTATGAacatcaaaggaaaaaaaagtgacaaaaagaaaTTAGAGACATTAAAACAGAAGAGATCCAGTCAACAATAACTGCACTTGGCACTGGATAGACGTTCATGGAAAGTGgaaaaacatatacacatttacCATAATCAAAATAGAAGTGCCTCCATTAATCGTTATGGTCTCATCAGCATTTGAACTGCGATAAAATACCGTTTTAGTTtcccgttttttttttgtttttttttgtggtgcTCTGCGCCCCGATTCAAATAGATCTCAACAACCTGCCACTGCCTCCACGCTTTGGTGGATCTGAAGGAACACGACAGATGAGGTGCTATAGCGTCATCACAGCCTGTAATATTGCTACAACTGCTCACACCCATACATTCAGCTCAAGATTTACACCCAGAGAGGAGGCAGCGGGAGGCTGTTTGATGAGGATCGAATAATAACACTTCTCACCACCCACGATCCCCAAAGTACCGTCACACAACCAGCGTCAGGGGCTTTAATTTGTGGATTTGTCCTTTTATAGatcaaattataaaataataataataaaataaaagtaaacacacagagggaCTTCGGTTTCCACAATACACTCCATTTACAATGGTAGCAGTGCACACCAACGTAAGAAAATCAAATTTAAGAAGATAGAAAGtgaacaaaaagcaaaacaaaaagttaagTCCCTGTCCCACAAAAGAAAGTCATGAtatcatttataaaaacagacataaaaatgtGATCAATTCTCGCTCACCTGGAACAGATGCTGAAAGCGGGCCGTGGCTGTTTGTGGTGGACCTGATTGTGATATTACTGACGCTTACGAGCGGCTTAGAAAATTTGCATCGATTCATTCCCTCTGGAGGTTTAATCACGAGAGGGAATTAAACTCTGAAACACTCGCAGCAACAACTGGTGGGTTTACATTTCACACAATGGTTTTAACCCTTCTCCACCAGCActcaacaacaaatacaaacaaaaaaaaaaaaatcgcaCTTCAAAATACACCTGCAGGGCAACATCAACCCTTCTACTCGTAGTTAAAGTAAAGAAGTTTCAGTGAGGAAAAGTGTAAGCCAACCCAAAccaggagagaagagaagcagagaggagagaggaggagagcagggagGTGATGGCTCGATTCCCTCTGGTGTTTGAGGAGGATCAAGAGccaaaagacagaggaagaagaaggataAATAGATATATACTCTGCAATGTGGGCGAGGGGGGAAATGTGTGCGTGtcgtgtgtgtatttgtatgtgtgtgtgtgtatgcgtggtCTGTCCGTTCAGTGCTTTATCTGACGGTGACTCCGAGTTTTTCCAGCACGCGGACTCCTTTCTCCTGGTACTCCTCCCGGGTCAGCCAGAAGTTGTCCTTGTCCTTCATGATGTCGGCCAACACGGCTCCGCCCAGGAACACCATGTGCTTTCTCCTGGGAGGATCCTCGATCCGGATCTTAAATTTCTACAACACAACAGGACACAGAGTCGTAAGTGTGACAAAGCCAAATCCTGGTCCCATCTGTGTGTTCACACTGCTGCGCTAACTCtcgaacaaaacaaaactgtttcagtttgGACAACGTGCATATTTGCATTAGAGCTGAAccaaaaggagaaaaaatgcacaaataaaaatgtgaaatagcTCAACACCTGCCATACTTTGAGTTCCCAGAGCCGCTTGGAAACAACACTGCTGATTTAGAATAAATAATAGTGAACGTGCTGCGTCAACATTAGGAAGCAACAGACATCATTATATCACCTACGTTGAGATCATGCACATTAGCAAGCAGCATAATATAAAGATtaagcagacaggaaacagtgTTAGTCCTATTTTTAGTTGTTGCTTGGTTAACGGACATTGAACAATATCAAGTCCAACATtagctctttttatttttgctctgtttgtgtctccacCAACACCAGAGGGAAGTGTAAGAGAGGCAGCTGCACATGGAAATGACAGCGATGAGAGCAGTGAACTtgaaccaaacaaacactgacaacgGTAAAAGCGGAACCATGAGCTGCAGCAGGCTGCAGGGTCAGGGGATAAGTCTCGGTGGGGTTGTCACTACAAGCAACACCTGTTCCATCTACAGTTGATATCAAAATAGTGATTAATGGTGCTTTTGAATCATACTGTACTTAAAATGAGCTCGAAGTGGCTTCATGACAGCTGTGGTCGCTTTCAATTGAGGTCACGTAGTTTCCAAATTTTTAAGATGAATAGCATCGAAACGTCACTTCAAACCGCTCTCGCAGCCTAATCCACTTCTGTGCTCTGCCTGTATGCTCACTATGTCCAAACACTCATATTTTCACCAAATAGGGCGAAAGACGCGGCCAGCAGTCTAAACAAAGCTGcaagcaacaaacaaacagataaaggTGCAGGCTGCAAGATCAGATGAAGTATATGAAACAGCAGAGAAGTGtaatataaaaacaagatgCTGTTCAGTTCCACATGGTGCACActtgtaaaaagtaaagtaaaataatgactTGCTATTAAGCTTATGAGTCATCTGGAGGCTTTTGTGTTTGGGACACTGATGCACACATGAAATGTGGACATATTTTCTCCgaaacaaacatttatcattGGGAAGTGAACACCACACATGTTGTGGTTACAGTGCACTCATTAAGTGACATGAATGTGTGTTAGCCTCTGCCACCACCTGGTGGTAGGATGTGCACCAGGATAAGAAGTCAAGTTATCGTGGTTCACATAGTAACTGCACAtagcatgtttattttattttactgtaaactcTGAGTGTGTGGGGAGACAATGTTTATTCACCAAACTGACTCAAATACGCTGGTACTGTTGTATTCTTCTGGTACTTTACTCCCTCACATGTGGGAAATCCCACCCACGCCACTTAAACAAACCCTGAGAATCAACTGGAAATATGAATTCACACCAACTGGGAAGCCTGGCGCAGTAAAACCATCAGACCAAAGCTCATCGGACTGACTGTGAGTTCAGTAGACTCCAACATCCCATCCATACGGCTCTCACAtgataaaaagcagaaacataaaagaGGTGTTCAGGATTGGTTGCTCACCGAAAGCTTGTCCACATCTCCCTTGAGCACACGCTCCAGGTACAGTTGTTTGAGCTCCCTCTCTAGTCGAGACGGCAGACCTGGGTACATGGTGGATCCTCCTGATAACACGATGTGTTTGTAGAATTCAGGCCTGATGACGGGAAGGCACAAGGAGGGTCAGAATAGGAAGCAACATGCAGGCAgaattgaatcattttaaaaaccatATGCATATTGTTGCTATTTTCTTTCCCTGTGAGCGTTTGTTTTCCCATTTTAAGtctaaaaacactgaatatttactTAACACACTGCAGACTCTCAGTTACTTGATGTGATCATTTAACTCCAACAGCAGCGGATTAAAAGTGACATATTGGGTTTCCAAGcatacattttctttgctttcccCATTTATATACATGAACTAGATTAATCTTCACACTTTCCACACATAACTCAAGAAATGAGCAAGcaagaaatattttgtgtgaCGCCTAAAGCCCCTCTACAGCTTTAGTTGGAGTTCTGTTTGGCTGACGCCACCATTTTgcacatctttgtgtgtgtatgcactgTGACTTGATAATGTTGTgtatcaatgtgtgtgtgagtggaaaatCCAAGTCACTCTCTGTAAAGTATACACTGATGTATCTGCCTGTTTTATTGGCCTCACCTGGTATCTATGTCGGCCGCCTGGATAGTGTTGAAGAGGAGCTCAGCCACTCCGACACCCTCCACATTGATGAGGTGGGGCTGGAACAGAGCCTCGGGGGCCTCAAACCGCTCCCCTCCTACCTTGATCACACGACCATCTGGCAGCTGGAGATGTGTGggagagaagagatgaaaagagaaggaaaaaaagtaTGACACCACTGAAGAGGTAGGATTTAATGTATGACTCAACAGAGTGCTAAAGGGTGTACATCAATCAAGAACGATACTGTTCAGTGGTTTTGTGCAATATATGAAACTAACTCCTAACTTCTTAAAAGCTATTTTAAAAAGGAAAGGTTGTGTATTTACTGCCGTTTAAAACAAAATCCTCCAAGAGAAGTTAAAGCATAGACAGTGCAGGCCCCAAACTGAGTAgaatgattgtgtgtgtgactataaAAAGGCTTCATTCAGCCGAGGGCGGTGGGAGGAAGTGGAGCCCAGCCACCGCCGCAAAGTGGCTGCACAGGAAATGATGTAACGTGCAGTTCAGGGCCTTTCGGCCACAGTCACATTGCCCTCCTTGTTTCGGCATGCTCATGCACACAAAACTATACACATACATGTTCACACGcctacacacacgcacacacacaatctggCCAACACTAACCCAAACACACATGGTCACAGTGAGCTCTGAGACACAACATGTGCTCGGTAAGGCGTAAAGTAACACAGACTTTAGGACCTGCATTTAGATTCTGTGGTTCCCTCTGCAGGGAAAAGGCCTTGGAAAGAAAAGCAAGCCTGGTGAAGAAGCAGTGCACCCCCATATGTTTGAGTCCCAGAGAAAACAGTTAGTCAGCAGCACTGCCCTGTCCTGAAGCAGCCAACAGAGCAAACAACACGCATGTGGCAGTCCTCTTAGCTCAGCGCAGAAACAGATTTAGTTACACCATTAGTTTTGATTACTTCAAAATACTGCCACTTCTGAATAATAAATCCTCCGGGAGACATTCTTTCAATAATTACGCTATTTTACGTAGAAATGTGAACCTTGTGTGCATAAATACAAGTAATTTAACAGAGAaagtcatttttacatttacaaagaaAACCAAGAATTGCCTGTGGGCTGGAAATGTGTTGCTATTCTAAGTAAACATGGCCCAAAAAAGAATCTGCTTAATTTGTCCTAAGAAAAAGTGGATTCCCATCATTTCCCATTCAGACTTACTGCATTCTGACTGCTTTTCTTGACGTCATTGATTTAGTTAATTCTTCTATTTGTAACAAGGTTCCAGAAATATACAAATTTCACTGTTACTTTATGAGGGGACAGCAGAAAACATGGGAACTTGACTGGGGTGACATGACGTGTGGTAGGAAGACCACACGTCATGTTGGAGTTTGttaaaaatgcagaaataataaatattttctcttttaaatatacatttaaacgATGATTATGTTTTGCTTAATGTACACACTGACCAGGCGAGGGCAGCAACTCATTTTGTGTTAGCCTCTTGTTAAAAAGGTACTATGTCTAATGAACACTTGAAGAAACCACACACTGAGGGACAAACTCATGTGTGGCTCACTTACGTCTACATCTACCcgttttatattattttgaaaatgtgaccATGTTTACCGTGTATGACTCCACCAGCACAGTAGTTTCCAGTGCCAGCTTCTGCTCCTGCTCAATGTTGTAGCCCACGTAGCAAAGCTTCTCCTTCATCATGCGCACAGTCTCAAAGTCTGCAGAGTGGTTGAAGGCGTAACCCCTCAGCAACAACAGCTGGGATGGAGAGACACATAcagggaaatgaaaaaaaaattatctatTTATAACGCCTTATTCTACCATTAGGCGGCCGATCTTGCATTGAGGTattgacatttaatttagaaTCTATAATCTCATGTAAAACTAACATGTTTctaaatcaattaaaatgtcTCCCTCACTATTAGGCCTGTTACGACAGACTAAATACCTTGATGAGGTAGCGGGTGATGTCCCTGCCTGCGATGTCCAGGCGTCTCGTCAGGTGGGGAAGGCTGAAACCCTCATACACTGGACAGATGTGTGTCACACCATCACCTGAGTCTACCACCACACCAGTCAGAAgccctaaaaacacacacacacacacacggttaaTAACCTATAATTGTACCAagcaaagtgtgtttgtgtctaggTTTTTTATAGTGTGTGCATCAGGCTCCTGACTGATAGCATTGTTAGCTGGGTAAATACCCAAACCCTGGAAAAATAAGACATCTAACATAATAATTAACCTCTAATTACTGCTTATTTGTTGGGGAAAATTCAGACAACATAGTAGAGCAGTACACAGACAAAACTGTAGCACAGTTAGTGCAAAATCAAATCATGCTTATGGAAACACACAGGTTGGGGTTAATATACCAGAGATGTCATGTCTGTCACTTCAACATTTTAAGGTGCTTCGCATGCCTGTCTAGACTTTCTGGCACAAAGAATGTTCTATATGGTATCCAAATAGTCTCAAAACAAATCTTAGCACAACCTATTTGACAAAGGTGCGGTAGTTAA contains these protein-coding regions:
- the LOC113158631 gene encoding actin-related protein 2-B yields the protein MDSQGRKVVVCDNGTGFVKCGYAGSNFPEHIFPALVGRPIIRSTAKVGNIEIKDLMVGDEASELRSMLEVNYPMENGIVRNWDDMKHLWDYTFGPEKLNIDSRNCKILLTEPPMNPTKNREKIIEVMFETYQFAGVYIAIQAVLTLYAQGLLTGVVVDSGDGVTHICPVYEGFSLPHLTRRLDIAGRDITRYLIKLLLLRGYAFNHSADFETVRMMKEKLCYVGYNIEQEQKLALETTVLVESYTLPDGRVIKVGGERFEAPEALFQPHLINVEGVGVAELLFNTIQAADIDTRPEFYKHIVLSGGSTMYPGLPSRLERELKQLYLERVLKGDVDKLSKFKIRIEDPPRRKHMVFLGGAVLADIMKDKDNFWLTREEYQEKGVRVLEKLGVTVR